From a single Glycine soja cultivar W05 chromosome 19, ASM419377v2, whole genome shotgun sequence genomic region:
- the LOC114398349 gene encoding uncharacterized protein LOC114398349, translated as MANGGFPFQMPMLTKNNYDNWSIKMKALLGAQDVWDIIENGFEEQDEASLSQGVKETLKESRKRDKKALFLIYQSVDEDTFEKISNATTAKEAWDKLQTCNKGVEQVKMIRLQTLRGDFERLFMEESESISDYFSRVLAVVNQLKRNGEDVDEVKVMEKILRTLNPSFDFIVTNIEENKDLKTMTIEQLMGSLQAYEEKKKRKIKQKEATEQLLQLNVKEANYANYKSQRGRGRGQDRGRG; from the coding sequence ATGGCGAATGGAGGTTTTCCTTTCCAAATGCCGATGCTCACAAAGAACAACTATGATAATTGGAGTATCAAGATGAAGGCGCTACTAGGAGCTCAAGATGTGTGGGATATCATAGAGAATGGCTTCGAGGAGCAAGATGAAGCCTCGCTAAGCCAAGGTGTAAAGGAGACGTTGAAGGAGTCAAGAAAGAGAGACAAGAAAGCTCTCTTTCTCATTTATCAATCGGTGGATGAAGATACATTTGAGAAGATATCCAACGCAACGACGGCCAAAGAAGCATGGGATAAGCTTCAAACTTGCAACAAAGGAGTTGAGCAGGTAAAAATGATTCGTCTTCAAACTCTTAGAGGTGACTTTGAGCGTTTGTTTATGGAGGAGTCCGAGTCAATTTCTGATTATTTTTCTCGAGTATTGGCCGTAGTcaatcaacttaaaagaaatggtgaagatgttgatgaggtgaaggtcatggaaaaaatacttcgaactttaaatccaagttttgacttcattgtaaccaacattgaagaaaacaaggatttaAAGACCATGACTATTGAGCAACTCATGGGTTCCTTACAAGcatacgaagaaaaaaaaaagagaaaaattaaacaaaaggagGCTACGGAGCAACTACTACAACTCAACGTAAAGGAAGCAAACTATGCAAATTACAAGAGCCAAAGAGGACGAGGTCGCGGCCAAGATCGTGGACGTGGATGA
- the LOC114398231 gene encoding BTB/POZ and MATH domain-containing protein 4-like — MSRAMCNPAMVSRSVLGSQTSSKSVTETMSGFHEFVIKGYSLTKGMGIGKYIVSETFIVGGFQWAIYFFPDGRDPKDNAAYVSVFVALHSKSTNVRALFDLTLLDLCKKGEHKVHSHFSHSLTIGPYTLINHGSMWGYTRFFKRRHLETSNFLKDDCLKINCTIAVLVSSIDSSQLNTIQVPESDIGEHFGMLLEDEESFDVTFSVGGERFHAHKLVLAARSTMFETQFFNAMKKDDQEIVVIDMEPKVFKALLHFVYRDTLLEDEELFMLDSSFFPSLSESFIAKLLAAGEKYGLPRLMLMCESILCKEISVDSVAYIFALADRYCATHLKSICQKVSAENFDAVMHSDGFEYLKKNCPLLQSELLKTGVGCEKEFS, encoded by the exons GTCGCGTGCGATGTGCAACCCAGCAATGGTGAGTAGGAGTGTTCTAGGGTCCCAAACGAGTTCAAAATCGGTGACAGAGACAATGAGTGGTTTCCACGAGTTTGTGATCAAGGGTTACTCACTAACGAAAGGAATGGGCATTGGGAAATACATCGTGAGTGAGACTTTCATAGTGGGAGGGTTCCAATGGGCCATATACTTTTTCCCTGATGGTAGGGACCCCAAAGATAATGCCGCTTATGTCTCTGTCTTTGTTGCACTCCATTCCAAGAGCACCAACGTTCGTGCGTTGTTCGATCTCACGTTGCTCGACCTATGCAAGAAAGGAGAGCACAAGGTTCATAGCCACTTCAGTCACTCCCTCACGATTGGGCCTTACACTCTCATAAACCATGGCAGCATGTG GGGCTATACGCGGTTTTTCAAACGGAGACACCTTGAGACGTCAAATTTTCTCAAGGATGACTGCTTGAAGATAAATTGCACTATTGCGGTTTTAGTGTCGTCCATAGATTCTTCTCAGTTAAACACAATACAGGTTCCTGAATCTGATATTGGTGAACATTTTGGGATGTTGTTAGAGGATGAGGAATCATTTGATGTTACTTTCTCGGTTGGTGGAGAAAGGTTTCATGCTCATAAGCTTGTTTTGGCAGCTCGATCAACCATGTTTgaaacacaattttttaatgCGATGAAGAAGGATGATCAGGAGATAGTTGTTATTGACATGGAACCTAAGGTTTTCAAG GCTTTACTTCATTTTGTTTATAGAGACACTCTTTTGGAAGATGAAGAGCTCTTTATGTTGGATTCGTCATTCTTTCCTTCGTTGTCTGAATCATTTATAGCAAAGTTGTTAGCTGCTGGAGAAAAGTATGGTTTGCCAAGACTAATGTTGATGTGTGAATCTATACTTTGTAAAGAAATATCTGTAGATTCTGTTGCCTATATTTTTGCTCTTGCTGATCGTTATTGTGCTACCCACTTGAAGTCCATCTGTCAAAAAGTTTCTGCTGAAAACTTTGATG CCGTGATGCATTCTGATGGTTTTGAGTATCTTAAGAAAAATTGCCCATTACTGCAATCAGAACTGCTAAAGACTGGAGTAGGATGCGAGAAAGAATTTAGTTGA